In Piliocolobus tephrosceles isolate RC106 chromosome 4, ASM277652v3, whole genome shotgun sequence, the following are encoded in one genomic region:
- the LOC111534116 gene encoding protein FRG2-like isoform X2, producing the protein MGKGNEDPDLHCSSTQRPTDQPPSPQIFTERGPDEKKPFKGKGKTASSHSSEKHIQRQGSEPNPNKEENSEETKLKARNGTAGSEPESSSYRETCRKRKISSKDSCQDRAGKCPEEKCSLTLKKKSRSSTAVHSSEIQETCDGHHGGHSRARTGRSQRHMSRALGVQTPSLRKSLVTSVRAMSEAIYQDLAQVWAQQIHSPLTWEQLTLLTQLRGPLCAQVQTLYSMSTQAAYVFPAEGWLVPATLPGPGDSALDREAHPWAGDN; encoded by the exons ATGGGAAAGGGAAATGAAGACCCCGATCTCCACTGCTCCTCCACCCAGCGCCCCACTGACCAGCCTCCTTCCCCACAGATCTTTACAGAAAGGGGCCCAGATGAGAAGAAACCATTCAAAGGAAAAGGCAAGACGGCCTCCTCCCATTCCAGTGAGAAGCACATACAAAGGCAAG GATCGGAGCCCAATCCAAACAAGGAAGAGAATTCTGAGGAAACCAAGCTCAAGGCCAGGAACGGCACTGCTGGATCCG AACCAGAGTCCAGCTCATACCGGGAAacctgcaggaaaagaaaaatcagttccAAGGACAGCTGCCAAGACAGAGCAG GGAAATGTCCAGAAGAAAAGTGCAGCTTGacgctgaaaaaaaaatcaagatcctCCACTGCTGTGCACAGCAGTGAAATCCAGGAGACCTGTGATGGCCACCATGGGGGACATTCCAGGGCTCGCACTGGGCGCAGCCAGCGGCACATGTCTCGGGCCCTAGGAGTCCAAACACCATCACTTCGAAAAAGCTTGGTGACCTCTGTGCGAGCTATGTCGGAGGCTATTTATCAAGACCTAGCCCAGGTGTGGGCACAGCAGATCCATTCTCCACTGACCTGGGAGCAGCTCACACTGCTCACTCAGCTCCGGGGGCCTCTGTGTGCGCAGGTGCAGACCTTGTATTCCATGTCCACCCAGGCAGCTTATGTCTTCCCTGCTGAGGGCTGGCTTGTCCCAGCCACACTGCCTGGTCCTGGGGATTCAGCCCTGGATAGAGAAGCCCATCCCTGGGCAGGGGATAACTGA
- the LOC111534116 gene encoding protein FRG2-like-2 isoform X1, translated as MGKGNEDPDLHCSSTQRPTDQPPSPQIFTERGPDEKKPFKGKGKTASSHSSEKHIQRQAGSEPNPNKEENSEETKLKARNGTAGSEPESSSYRETCRKRKISSKDSCQDRAGKCPEEKCSLTLKKKSRSSTAVHSSEIQETCDGHHGGHSRARTGRSQRHMSRALGVQTPSLRKSLVTSVRAMSEAIYQDLAQVWAQQIHSPLTWEQLTLLTQLRGPLCAQVQTLYSMSTQAAYVFPAEGWLVPATLPGPGDSALDREAHPWAGDN; from the exons ATGGGAAAGGGAAATGAAGACCCCGATCTCCACTGCTCCTCCACCCAGCGCCCCACTGACCAGCCTCCTTCCCCACAGATCTTTACAGAAAGGGGCCCAGATGAGAAGAAACCATTCAAAGGAAAAGGCAAGACGGCCTCCTCCCATTCCAGTGAGAAGCACATACAAAGGCAAG CAGGATCGGAGCCCAATCCAAACAAGGAAGAGAATTCTGAGGAAACCAAGCTCAAGGCCAGGAACGGCACTGCTGGATCCG AACCAGAGTCCAGCTCATACCGGGAAacctgcaggaaaagaaaaatcagttccAAGGACAGCTGCCAAGACAGAGCAG GGAAATGTCCAGAAGAAAAGTGCAGCTTGacgctgaaaaaaaaatcaagatcctCCACTGCTGTGCACAGCAGTGAAATCCAGGAGACCTGTGATGGCCACCATGGGGGACATTCCAGGGCTCGCACTGGGCGCAGCCAGCGGCACATGTCTCGGGCCCTAGGAGTCCAAACACCATCACTTCGAAAAAGCTTGGTGACCTCTGTGCGAGCTATGTCGGAGGCTATTTATCAAGACCTAGCCCAGGTGTGGGCACAGCAGATCCATTCTCCACTGACCTGGGAGCAGCTCACACTGCTCACTCAGCTCCGGGGGCCTCTGTGTGCGCAGGTGCAGACCTTGTATTCCATGTCCACCCAGGCAGCTTATGTCTTCCCTGCTGAGGGCTGGCTTGTCCCAGCCACACTGCCTGGTCCTGGGGATTCAGCCCTGGATAGAGAAGCCCATCCCTGGGCAGGGGATAACTGA